From a region of the Streptomyces sp. B21-083 genome:
- the afsQ1 gene encoding two-component system response regulator AfsQ1 has translation MPSLLLIEDDDAIRTALELSLTRQGHRVATAATGEDGLKLLREQRPDLIVLDVMLPGIDGFEVCRRIRRTDQLPIILLTARSDDIDVVVGLESGADDYVVKPVQGRVLDARIRAVLRRGERESNDSATYGSLVIDRSAMTVTKNGEDLQLTPTELRLLLELSRRPGQALSRQQLLRLVWEHDYLGDSRLVDACVQRLRAKVEDVPSSPTLIRTVRGVGYRLDSPQ, from the coding sequence GTGCCTTCCCTGTTGCTGATCGAGGACGACGACGCCATCCGTACGGCCCTGGAGCTGTCTTTGACGCGCCAGGGACATCGGGTTGCCACCGCTGCCACCGGTGAGGACGGTCTGAAGCTGTTGCGCGAGCAGCGGCCGGATCTGATCGTCCTTGATGTGATGCTGCCCGGTATCGACGGGTTCGAGGTGTGCCGGCGCATCCGGCGCACGGACCAGCTGCCGATCATTCTGCTCACCGCGCGCAGCGACGACATCGACGTGGTCGTCGGGCTGGAGTCCGGCGCCGACGACTATGTCGTCAAACCCGTGCAGGGCCGGGTGCTCGACGCCCGGATCCGGGCCGTGCTGCGGCGCGGGGAGCGGGAGTCCAACGACTCGGCGACCTACGGTTCGCTGGTCATCGACCGCTCGGCGATGACGGTGACGAAGAACGGCGAGGACCTGCAGCTGACGCCCACCGAGCTGCGGCTGCTGCTTGAGCTGAGCCGGCGGCCCGGTCAGGCGCTGTCCCGCCAGCAGTTGCTGCGTCTGGTGTGGGAGCACGACTACCTGGGCGACTCACGGCTGGTGGACGCGTGTGTCCAGCGGCTGCGCGCCAAGGTCGAGGACGTGCCGTCGTCGCCGACGTTGATCCGTACCGTCCGCGGGGTCGGCTACCGGCTGGACTCGCCTCAGTGA
- a CDS encoding HAMP domain-containing sensor histidine kinase, whose amino-acid sequence MTKPQDKLRGWAAARRAILSGLRFTSLRLRLVVVFGLVALTAAVSASGIAYWLNREAVLTRTQDAVLRDFQQEMQNRAGVLPASPTQDELQHTAGQMAASSQRFSVLLVAEDGSGRTVVGNSGALDTFSLADVPKSLRTAVGRQQSITSNNKYPYHLYWQRIIDGDKPYLVAGTKVIGGGPAGYMLKSLEPEEKDLNSLAWSLGIATGLALIGSALLAQAAATTVLKPVQRLGIAARRLGEGKLDTRLRVSGTDELADLARTFNHTAEALETRVADMSARDEASRRFVADMSHELRTPLTAITAVTEILEEELDAETGSIDPMIEPAVKLVVSETRRLNSLVENLMEVTRFDAGTARLVLDNVDIADQITACIDARAWLDAVELDAERGIMSLLDPRRLDVILANLIGNALKHGGSPVRVSVRASDDAAADADLLIEVQDHGPGIPEDVLPHVFDRFYKASASRPRSEGSGLGLSIALENAHIHGGEITAANSPKGGAVFTLRLPRDPSALTETPAEPNGANVDGESV is encoded by the coding sequence GTGACGAAACCGCAGGACAAGCTCCGTGGCTGGGCCGCGGCGCGCAGGGCGATACTTTCCGGGCTGCGCTTCACCAGCCTGCGACTGCGGCTCGTCGTGGTCTTCGGCCTGGTCGCGCTGACGGCGGCCGTGTCGGCGTCCGGGATCGCGTACTGGCTCAACCGCGAGGCGGTGCTCACGCGTACGCAGGACGCGGTACTGCGCGACTTCCAGCAGGAGATGCAGAACCGCGCCGGGGTGCTCCCGGCCAGTCCCACGCAGGACGAACTCCAGCACACGGCGGGCCAGATGGCCGCCAGCAGCCAGCGGTTCAGTGTGCTGCTGGTCGCCGAGGACGGGAGCGGGCGGACGGTCGTCGGCAACTCCGGTGCGCTGGACACCTTCTCGCTGGCCGACGTGCCCAAGTCGCTGCGTACGGCGGTCGGCAGGCAGCAGTCGATCACCTCGAACAACAAGTACCCGTACCACCTGTACTGGCAGCGGATCATCGACGGCGACAAGCCCTATCTGGTCGCGGGCACGAAGGTGATCGGCGGCGGTCCGGCCGGCTACATGCTGAAGTCGCTGGAGCCCGAGGAGAAGGACCTCAACTCGCTCGCCTGGTCGCTGGGCATCGCCACCGGCCTCGCGCTGATCGGCTCGGCGCTGCTCGCGCAGGCCGCCGCCACGACCGTACTGAAGCCGGTGCAGCGTCTCGGTATCGCGGCCCGGCGGCTCGGCGAGGGGAAGCTGGACACCCGGTTGCGGGTGTCGGGCACGGACGAACTGGCCGATCTCGCCCGGACGTTCAACCACACGGCGGAGGCGCTGGAGACCCGGGTGGCCGACATGAGCGCGCGTGACGAGGCCTCGCGACGGTTCGTGGCGGACATGTCCCACGAGCTGCGTACGCCGCTCACCGCGATCACCGCCGTGACGGAGATCCTCGAAGAGGAACTGGACGCCGAGACCGGCAGCATCGACCCGATGATCGAACCCGCGGTGAAACTGGTGGTCAGCGAGACCCGGCGGCTCAACTCGCTGGTGGAGAACCTGATGGAGGTCACCCGCTTCGACGCGGGCACCGCCCGGCTGGTCCTGGACAACGTCGACATCGCCGACCAGATCACGGCCTGCATCGACGCCCGCGCCTGGCTGGACGCCGTCGAACTGGACGCCGAGCGCGGCATCATGTCCCTGCTCGACCCGCGCCGCCTGGACGTCATCCTGGCCAATCTCATCGGCAACGCCCTCAAGCACGGCGGTTCGCCGGTACGGGTGTCGGTGCGCGCGTCCGATGACGCTGCCGCCGACGCCGACCTGCTGATCGAGGTGCAGGACCACGGTCCGGGCATCCCCGAGGACGTGCTGCCGCACGTCTTCGACCGCTTCTACAAGGCGAGTGCCTCCCGCCCCCGCTCCGAGGGCAGCGGCCTGGGCCTGTCCATCGCCCTGGAGAACGCCCACATCCACGGCGGCGAGATCACCGCCGCGAACTCTCCGAAGGGCGGCGCGGTGTTCACCCTGCGGCTGCCCAGGGACCCGTCGGCCCTGACGGAGACCCCGGCCGAGCCGAACGGCGCGAACGTCGACGGGGAGAGCGTGTGA
- a CDS encoding VanZ family protein, protein MQRQRSGGESAANRIRAAGGVLLVAHLALVAWITLRPLDIPWQLPPNLQPFAGIRADLTLGWLEAARRITQGLALLAPLGVLLPMAGGRLDVSPLASLVRTVIAGAMISLGIELLQTGVPGQVVDVDSLLLNTVGVGLAHVAVVPAVRSCLRRRSDRRHRAAIRTQDATQGRTPTIPRVGIAP, encoded by the coding sequence GTGCAGCGTCAACGCTCGGGCGGCGAAAGTGCCGCGAATCGCATCCGCGCGGCGGGAGGTGTCCTCCTCGTCGCCCATCTCGCGCTCGTCGCCTGGATCACGCTGCGTCCGCTCGACATCCCGTGGCAACTGCCACCCAACCTGCAGCCCTTCGCGGGCATACGCGCTGATCTGACCCTCGGCTGGCTCGAGGCCGCCCGGCGCATCACGCAGGGGCTCGCGCTGCTGGCTCCGCTGGGGGTGCTGCTGCCGATGGCGGGCGGACGGCTCGATGTCTCGCCGCTCGCCTCGCTCGTCCGTACGGTCATCGCCGGTGCCATGATCTCGCTCGGCATCGAGCTGTTGCAGACCGGCGTACCCGGTCAGGTCGTGGACGTCGACTCGCTGCTGCTGAACACCGTGGGCGTGGGCCTCGCGCATGTCGCCGTGGTGCCCGCCGTACGGTCCTGCCTACGCCGCAGGAGCGACCGCAGGCACCGGGCGGCCATCCGCACCCAGGACGCGACTCAGGGTAGGACCCCGACGATTCCCAGGGTCGGGATCGCCCCGTAG
- a CDS encoding PspC domain-containing protein codes for MTALARPTNGRMIGGVCAALARRFGISTTTMRVIFVLSCLLPGPQFVLYIALWVLLPSEQHAAKAGAAW; via the coding sequence ATGACCGCCCTTGCCCGCCCCACCAACGGCCGCATGATCGGCGGAGTGTGTGCCGCGCTGGCACGGCGCTTCGGCATCTCCACGACGACGATGCGCGTGATCTTCGTGCTCTCCTGTCTGCTGCCCGGCCCGCAGTTCGTGCTCTACATAGCCCTGTGGGTCCTGCTGCCCTCCGAGCAGCACGCGGCGAAGGCCGGCGCCGCCTGGTAG
- a CDS encoding ATP-binding protein — protein sequence MKQSAAKTLGVAALGAAFAAAGAGAANAAPALPALPDSAALSSVTQTLPVESASKALPGAAEAVAQGQGALGAGVAAAQPAVTKLLSEGPTAPVSGLLGGLPLQGLPTHGLPLNGIPLG from the coding sequence ATGAAGCAGTCTGCTGCCAAGACCCTCGGTGTCGCCGCTCTCGGTGCCGCCTTCGCCGCGGCGGGTGCGGGTGCCGCCAACGCCGCCCCGGCCCTCCCCGCCCTCCCGGACTCCGCCGCGCTGAGCTCCGTGACCCAGACGCTGCCCGTGGAGAGCGCGTCGAAGGCGCTGCCGGGTGCCGCCGAGGCCGTGGCCCAGGGTCAGGGCGCGCTCGGCGCGGGCGTGGCCGCCGCGCAGCCTGCCGTCACGAAGCTGCTGTCCGAGGGCCCCACGGCGCCGGTCTCCGGCCTGCTCGGCGGTCTCCCGCTGCAGGGCCTGCCCACGCACGGCCTCCCGCTGAACGGCATCCCGCTCGGCTGA
- a CDS encoding adenosine deaminase codes for MTSQSDRTTSRKTARSASTASASPAASTASTASTPSPGPTPDQIRRAPKVLLHDHLDGGLRPGTIVDLARDTGYTQLPQTDPDKLGAWFRDAADSGSLERYLETFAHTCAVMQTRDALVRVAAECAEDLAEDGVVYAEVRYAPEQHLQAGLTLEEVVEAVNEGFREGERRARESGHRIRVGALLTAMRHAARSLEIAELANRYRDLGVVGFDIAGAEAGFPPTRHLDAFEYLKRENNHFTIHAGEAFGLPSIWQALQWCGADRLGHGVRIIDDIQVQDDGSVKLGRLASYVRDKRVPLELCPSSNLQTGAATSYAEHPIGLLRKLHFRATVNTDNRLMSGTSMSREFEHLVEAFGYSLDDMQWFSVNAMKSAFIPFDERLAMINDVIKPGYAELKSEWLFRQTASTSGSVEA; via the coding sequence ATGACGAGCCAGAGTGATCGGACGACGAGTCGGAAGACTGCCCGGAGCGCATCCACCGCGAGCGCCTCACCCGCCGCGAGCACCGCATCGACCGCGAGCACCCCGAGTCCCGGTCCCACCCCGGACCAGATTCGGCGCGCCCCCAAGGTCCTGTTGCACGACCATCTCGACGGCGGCCTGCGTCCCGGCACGATCGTCGACCTCGCGCGTGACACGGGGTACACCCAACTGCCCCAGACCGACCCCGACAAGCTCGGTGCCTGGTTCCGTGACGCCGCCGACTCCGGTTCGCTGGAACGGTACTTGGAGACCTTCGCCCACACCTGCGCCGTCATGCAGACCCGCGACGCCCTCGTCAGGGTCGCCGCCGAGTGCGCCGAGGACCTCGCCGAAGACGGTGTCGTCTACGCCGAGGTGCGGTACGCGCCCGAGCAGCACCTCCAGGCCGGCCTCACCCTCGAAGAGGTCGTCGAGGCAGTCAACGAGGGCTTCCGGGAAGGTGAGCGGCGGGCCAGGGAGAGCGGTCACCGCATCCGGGTCGGCGCCCTGCTCACCGCGATGCGGCACGCCGCCCGTTCGCTGGAGATCGCCGAACTGGCGAACCGCTACCGCGATCTGGGCGTCGTCGGCTTCGACATCGCCGGTGCCGAGGCCGGCTTCCCGCCCACCCGGCACCTCGACGCCTTCGAGTACCTCAAGCGCGAGAACAACCACTTCACCATCCACGCCGGCGAGGCCTTCGGGCTCCCCTCCATCTGGCAGGCACTCCAGTGGTGCGGCGCCGACCGGCTCGGTCACGGCGTGCGGATCATCGACGACATCCAGGTCCAGGACGACGGCTCGGTGAAGCTCGGCCGCCTGGCCTCCTACGTACGGGACAAGCGCGTTCCCCTGGAGCTGTGCCCCAGCTCCAACCTCCAGACCGGCGCCGCCACCTCCTACGCCGAGCACCCGATCGGGCTGCTGCGGAAGCTGCACTTCCGTGCGACGGTGAACACCGACAACCGGCTGATGTCGGGCACCTCGATGAGCCGGGAATTCGAGCATCTTGTCGAAGCGTTCGGTTATTCGCTCGATGACATGCAATGGTTCTCCGTCAATGCTATGAAGTCAGCATTCATTCCTTTCGATGAACGACTGGCGATGATCAATGACGTCATCAAGCCCGGATATGCCGAGCTGAAATCCGAATGGCTGTTCCGGCAGACCGCCTCCACCAGCGGTTCTGTCGAGGCGTAG
- a CDS encoding alpha/beta hydrolase, whose protein sequence is MAHQVTPVRQARLGRALGPEPTSVSGAVLLLPGGDEVSTRRPSPLLAAASVRALGRRLARAGRADGLAVHVVHYRYRGWNGSEAQLAHDARWAVDEIVRRYGDVSVCLAGVDMGGRAALRAADHEAVNSVLALAPWLPEEDVAAPPEPVRQLTGRRVLIVHGTNDARTDPELSFRFAARAKKANRDICRFEVHADGHGLHQYRQEVHALAEDFVMGVLFGRGFSRPVQDALMAPPPLGLRMPLAAGFGRSLRR, encoded by the coding sequence ATGGCACACCAAGTGACGCCGGTACGTCAGGCCCGGCTCGGGAGGGCACTGGGTCCGGAGCCGACGTCGGTCAGCGGCGCGGTCCTGCTGCTGCCCGGCGGTGACGAGGTATCGACCCGCAGGCCGTCGCCCCTCCTGGCGGCCGCCTCCGTAAGGGCGTTGGGCCGCCGGCTCGCCCGCGCGGGCCGTGCGGACGGACTGGCCGTGCATGTCGTCCACTACCGCTACCGCGGCTGGAACGGCAGCGAGGCGCAGCTCGCGCACGACGCGCGATGGGCCGTCGACGAGATCGTACGGCGGTACGGCGACGTCTCCGTATGCCTCGCCGGCGTCGACATGGGCGGCCGGGCGGCGCTGCGCGCGGCGGACCACGAGGCCGTCAACTCCGTACTGGCGCTGGCACCTTGGCTGCCCGAGGAGGACGTGGCGGCGCCGCCCGAACCGGTACGGCAGCTGACGGGACGGCGGGTGCTGATCGTGCACGGCACGAACGACGCACGGACCGATCCCGAACTGTCGTTCCGGTTCGCGGCGCGGGCGAAGAAGGCGAACCGGGACATCTGCCGGTTCGAAGTGCACGCGGACGGACACGGGTTGCATCAGTACCGGCAGGAAGTGCACGCGCTGGCGGAGGACTTCGTGATGGGGGTGCTGTTCGGGCGGGGGTTCTCCCGGCCTGTGCAGGACGCGTTGATGGCTCCGCCGCCGCTGGGGTTGAGGATGCCGCTGGCTGCGGGGTTCGGGCGGTCTTTGCGGCGGTAG